From Vibrio crassostreae, one genomic window encodes:
- a CDS encoding IS3 family transposase produces MALTLKGKYPLKHLLHTLQLAKSVFYYQAQTSKRPNNYERELRLIKSIYHEHKGRYGYRRIHLELKNQGFVLNHKTVQRLMAQLNLKSTVRIKKYRSYRGESGTAAPNVLERDFSATQPDEKWVTDVTEFKVKEQKVYLSPVVDLFTQEVVAYRVAKNACLPLVTDMLTEAISTLKPNSKPIIHSDQGWQYRHRQYQKKVAESGLTQSMSRKGNCLDNAVAENFFALLKTEMYHNQSFEDADALIEQIKEYIEYYNTKRIKVKLKGLTPIEYRTQALKAA; encoded by the coding sequence ATAGCTCTAACTCTTAAAGGTAAGTACCCGTTGAAGCACTTACTGCACACTCTACAGCTGGCAAAAAGTGTCTTTTATTATCAGGCTCAAACAAGCAAACGCCCAAATAACTACGAACGTGAGCTGCGGTTGATAAAGTCAATTTATCATGAACATAAGGGTCGATACGGCTACCGCCGTATTCACTTGGAACTAAAAAATCAGGGGTTCGTGCTTAATCACAAAACGGTTCAAAGGCTTATGGCTCAGCTCAACCTTAAATCGACGGTCAGGATTAAAAAGTATCGTTCATATCGAGGAGAGTCTGGAACAGCTGCTCCTAACGTGCTTGAAAGAGATTTTAGTGCGACTCAACCCGATGAAAAATGGGTAACTGATGTGACGGAGTTCAAAGTCAAAGAGCAGAAAGTATACTTGTCTCCTGTTGTCGACTTGTTTACTCAGGAAGTGGTTGCCTATAGAGTGGCCAAAAATGCCTGCTTGCCGCTTGTTACGGATATGCTGACGGAAGCTATATCTACGCTTAAACCCAACTCAAAGCCAATTATACATAGCGATCAAGGTTGGCAATATCGCCATCGACAGTATCAGAAAAAGGTAGCGGAAAGTGGGTTAACGCAAAGCATGTCGAGAAAAGGTAACTGCTTGGATAATGCTGTTGCTGAAAACTTTTTTGCTTTACTCAAAACCGAGATGTATCACAACCAAAGCTTTGAAGATGCAGATGCTCTGATAGAGCAAATTAAAGAATACATCGAGTACTACAATACCAAACGTATAAAAGTGAAACTAAAAGGCCTGACTCCGATAGAATATCGAACTCAGGCCTTGAAAGCCGCTTAA
- a CDS encoding helix-turn-helix domain-containing protein, whose product MSKYSRELKCIIAKQYLDGTSSLYLAKQYSISSRQIRYWAQVFAIHGTDSFLPTKHAASAQTKRKALNLMWTNEWSLTHTSAVLNLSSPGILSVWLKRFNELGIKGLKMRQKGRPSMKQHPQRTTKPDNEMTLEELKEELIYLRTENAVLKKLEELEQEKNRRTKKKRS is encoded by the coding sequence ATGTCCAAATATAGCCGAGAGCTAAAATGTATCATTGCTAAGCAATATTTAGATGGCACGTCATCTCTCTACTTAGCAAAACAATATTCAATCTCTTCAAGACAGATACGGTATTGGGCTCAAGTCTTTGCCATCCATGGTACTGATTCATTTTTACCAACTAAGCATGCTGCTTCTGCTCAGACAAAGCGAAAAGCATTGAATTTAATGTGGACGAATGAATGGTCTCTCACGCACACTAGCGCAGTATTAAACCTCTCATCCCCTGGGATACTCTCTGTCTGGCTCAAACGATTTAATGAGCTCGGTATCAAGGGGCTCAAAATGCGCCAGAAAGGAAGACCTTCAATGAAACAGCACCCTCAACGTACCACTAAGCCTGATAATGAAATGACACTTGAGGAACTAAAAGAGGAGTTGATCTACTTACGAACTGAGAATGCCGTTCTAAAAAAGTTGGAAGAGTTAGAGCAGGAAAAAAACCGTCGAACAAAGAAAAAGCGGTCATAG
- a CDS encoding winged helix-turn-helix domain-containing protein: MTRSHCFVLQHDFPIAFYPDKNQLVIDDEAIHLEPLQAKLLSYFIENRGQVVSTQQIASDVWQRTQVSDNLVRQVISLLRSQLQDKSRPYRIIQTIPKQGYLFDVEVTQSSVKLTPVEDASQLEPIVAKSKKKTIALITTAVFSIGLIAAWAWQTDVPTNDTAVISAHQSDVIPVYIHDITLDSANDYEMSESVYNYLFYGLNSAKNLSGYNFSQLSHQGKQSLTNNGVELKGWLKQKDSDYVLSVLVQNNRQPNQSQKVEKRFSQDNFFDAIGDVILEVKAIIAPMSSEYGVASHRVTSIDNYDDWSVISEGISLFYQGKGGQTIEEIALQLDTIQQQGRDNYLVNALLSYSESLAYLQSHEQEDREHALQLAKQAFEMNPRCDIANLTLGLALLINQHANQAFPYLSYAAESTPSPISFYLLSVADKLSDNPKGSQYNYQRYTEVKKENDGQLFDIIESL, encoded by the coding sequence ATGACTCGTTCGCATTGCTTCGTGTTGCAACATGACTTTCCTATTGCTTTCTACCCTGATAAAAATCAGTTGGTGATTGATGATGAGGCGATTCATCTAGAGCCATTACAAGCAAAGCTACTCAGCTATTTCATCGAAAATCGCGGGCAAGTGGTTAGCACTCAGCAGATAGCCTCTGATGTGTGGCAAAGAACTCAAGTGTCTGACAATCTGGTTAGGCAAGTCATCAGTTTATTGCGCAGTCAACTTCAGGATAAGTCACGTCCGTATCGCATTATTCAGACGATCCCTAAACAAGGTTACCTGTTCGATGTTGAGGTGACTCAGTCGAGCGTTAAACTAACTCCCGTTGAGGACGCCTCTCAACTTGAGCCTATTGTTGCTAAGTCGAAAAAGAAAACCATCGCCCTGATTACAACCGCAGTATTCTCTATTGGCTTAATAGCAGCTTGGGCATGGCAAACCGATGTCCCAACTAATGACACTGCTGTTATTTCTGCTCATCAAAGTGATGTAATTCCTGTTTATATTCATGACATAACACTCGATTCTGCGAACGATTATGAGATGTCAGAAAGCGTTTATAACTATCTTTTCTACGGGCTGAATTCGGCAAAAAACTTATCGGGTTACAACTTTTCTCAGCTATCGCATCAGGGCAAGCAATCACTGACCAACAATGGTGTTGAACTCAAAGGTTGGCTCAAACAAAAGGACAGTGATTATGTGTTGAGCGTGCTTGTACAAAACAATCGCCAACCGAATCAAAGTCAGAAAGTGGAAAAGCGCTTTAGCCAAGATAATTTCTTTGATGCCATTGGGGATGTGATTCTCGAGGTCAAAGCCATTATTGCTCCAATGAGCTCCGAATACGGCGTGGCAAGTCATCGAGTGACCTCTATTGATAACTACGATGATTGGAGTGTTATCTCCGAGGGGATATCGTTGTTCTACCAAGGAAAAGGTGGTCAGACAATTGAGGAAATAGCACTCCAGTTGGACACGATTCAGCAACAAGGGCGAGATAACTATCTGGTCAATGCCTTACTGTCGTATTCGGAATCTTTGGCTTATTTACAAAGTCATGAACAGGAAGATCGCGAACATGCACTGCAACTGGCAAAGCAAGCCTTCGAGATGAACCCACGTTGTGACATCGCTAATCTTACCTTAGGGCTAGCCTTGTTAATCAATCAACATGCTAATCAAGCGTTCCCTTATCTCTCCTATGCTGCCGAAAGTACGCCGAGCCCAATCAGCTTTTATCTACTGAGTGTGGCTGACAAGCTGTCGGACAACCCAAAAGGTTCGCAATACAACTATCAACGTTATACCGAAGTAAAAAAAGAGAATGACGGTCAACTGTTTGATATTATTGAATCTTTATAA
- a CDS encoding thymidylate synthase translates to MKQYLDLCQRIVDDGTWIENERTGKRCLTVINADLEYDVGNNQFPLVTTRKSFWKAAVAELLGYIRGYDNAEDFRKLGTKTWDANSNLNEAWLNNPYRKGEDDMGRVYGVQGRAWAKPDGGHIDQLKKIVDDLTNGIDDRGEILNFYNPGEFHMGCLRPCMYSHHFSLLGDTLYLNSTQRSCDVPLGLNFNMVQVYVFLAIMAQITGKKAGVAYHKLVNAHIYEDQLAPMRDIQLKREPLAGPTFHINPEIKSLEDLETWVTMDDFWVEGYECHEAIKYPFSV, encoded by the coding sequence GTGAAACAGTATTTAGATCTCTGTCAGCGTATCGTTGATGACGGTACTTGGATTGAAAATGAACGCACGGGCAAGCGCTGCCTAACCGTGATCAATGCTGACCTGGAATATGATGTTGGTAATAACCAGTTCCCTCTAGTAACAACGCGTAAGAGCTTTTGGAAGGCCGCGGTTGCTGAACTGCTTGGCTACATCCGTGGTTACGATAATGCTGAAGACTTCCGCAAACTAGGTACTAAGACTTGGGATGCGAATTCGAACTTGAACGAGGCATGGCTAAATAACCCTTACCGCAAGGGCGAAGACGATATGGGCCGTGTTTACGGCGTTCAAGGACGTGCATGGGCAAAACCTGATGGCGGTCATATCGACCAACTGAAGAAGATTGTTGATGATCTAACGAACGGTATTGATGACCGTGGTGAGATCTTAAACTTCTATAACCCAGGTGAGTTCCACATGGGATGTTTGCGTCCGTGTATGTACAGCCATCACTTCTCTCTACTTGGTGACACTCTGTACCTAAACAGTACTCAACGTTCTTGTGACGTGCCTTTAGGCCTGAACTTCAACATGGTTCAAGTGTATGTCTTCCTAGCTATTATGGCGCAAATCACGGGTAAGAAAGCTGGCGTGGCTTACCACAAGCTTGTGAATGCTCATATCTACGAAGATCAGCTGGCGCCAATGCGTGACATTCAGCTAAAGCGTGAGCCGTTAGCTGGCCCAACATTCCATATCAATCCTGAGATTAAGTCTCTAGAAGATTTGGAAACATGGGTAACGATGGATGACTTCTGGGTTGAAGGTTACGAATGCCACGAAGCGATTAAGTACCCGTTCTCGGTTTAA